A segment of the Meles meles chromosome 4, mMelMel3.1 paternal haplotype, whole genome shotgun sequence genome:
CCGGGGAGCACTGTAAAAGAAGAGATTGTCCTTCCCATTAACTGGCAGAAGAATACAGCATGGGTACTGAGACTTTTTTCCTCTGGTGTTGCTATCAGCTGACTCTACAGTGATCAGACAAATATTTTCCACATTTGCTCTCAACAACCCTTACTCTTAACTTATAAATAATTAGCCATTAAATGATCTTAGCAAAAGGAAGCAGAAACATCCAGTTTAATGTCCAACTGCATGAAAATAAACCCCAAATTCTTCTAAAACACCAGCAACAACAAGCAGAACACATGGTTGCCAACCTTTATTTACATCTTCCTGTGCCCCCCACAGTgctattaaaaaatcatttgtttccttctttgtacTTCCTGTGATAACTTACCTCAGTCTTGGTTCCGATGGCGTTTCCAGTATAATAAGATAGAGATTAAAACCAGGAGAATTACCAAGGAAACAATGCTTAACAAGAGCGGAACTGAAAACCAAAAGCCTATAGATGGTGAAGGgggggaaaggagaaacaaagtcATAAGCAGAAACTGTTGAGGCAAAAAGTGGTCAAGCAATCATGAAGTTTTTCCTAGAGTGGAGCGTTCAATGAAAATTATCCTCAAAAATATGCCTATTGAGGTCTCCATTCATGGCTTCATATTATTTCAATAACATTGAGTTAATAATAATCTAACCACATGCTTTCTGTGATTACTCTCCCCTAAGAGCtttgaatgtattttttcatttaatcctcaaaacaacccaaGAGTTAGGTATTATTGTCATCATCTCACatataaaaacaacagaacaaaaactGCGACTCAGAGAAGCTAAATAAGCCCCAAATCAGCCTAGTAAGGAGGAGAACCAAAGCTTGGCCAGAGGTCACAGCCCACTAAAATAATGTATTTACTGAAGAAGCTgcagaaatacagagaaatataaaggaaaaaaaaatcatgaatttcaTGATCCCAACCCCAAGAGTAACTCATCTCaatgtttttattgtatttcttctCATCTATGTCTTTGTTATTAATTCTCTTTCCAAAGGCTCCTCAATGTCACTCCACAATACTACAGCAGGGGAAGAGCTTCCTGATTCCATAGTTCCCAGCGTCTTCCCCATCCTTCTCTAGGGGATTTGTCACATCCTAATTCAACCGAACCTGTTCAGACAGAGATGCATCTAACTTCCATAGCCACAATGCTTGATAAATGCTTGAAGCATGGATGactttcagtaaatgtttgtggaGTAAAGAAATGTTACACAAATgacattaacattaacattatatacatataatatacatatgttatatgttatatacataacGTATAAACATTATAAATGACGTAAGTCGATTTTGGCATTCTTGGACAAGACATGCTCCATTTCAGGTTCTTTCTCTTCAGGGAAATTTACCCTCTGTCTTGGCTGAAAATGAAGATCTCTTCACAAATGTTCAGATCTAACACCACAAATCTTTTGCCCAAATTTACTTAAATGTTGACATTTTGATTAGTCTGTTTTTTTCAAGGACCCCCAAAATGACTACAGAAAATGTTCCCTAGAGGCCACCACATCCATAAGGCATACAGGGGCAAGTTTTTCCAAGCTTTAGTGCTTAAAATGCTCCctgaaaggggcgcctgagtgactcagatgattaagcatctgacttcggctcaggtcatgatcccagcatccagggatcgagccccacatcaggctccctgctcagcgggagtctgcttctccctttccttctccctctccacctgctcatgctttctgtctgtatctctctgtctcaaatgaataaataaaatcttcaaaaaaaaaaaaaaattctccctgaAGAAAAAAGCATCAGTACCTTTGTAGGAAGCTTATGACTGGTGCTTCAAAGCCacatagagaaagaaaattgtgGCTATTCCCAAAGTGCCTAAAACTGCCATTCCCTTTATTCTCCCACCCACAAGCCTCCCTTCTTGTATCCATGAGGTCCCGAGCGAGAAGCTTAGAGAGAAACACAAGAAAGCAAACAGGGTTTTGCTCAGAAGGCAGTTTGTTTCAAAGGGGTGAGGAAAACATTCTCGGATCGACCCCTTTTGTAAAAGATCTGTGGTCCCTCTTCCACAGTGTAAATGATGCAGAGCCTTCCTCCTAGATGTCCCCTCTTCCAGGAAATCTTCCTGATCCCTCTAGACTGAGCTGATCCTCGTCTCCCCACTCTCAATCCTCCCAGGGCGAACCGGAGTGCACCGTAGCTTACTTACTGAAGCATTTCACACAGTTTTATAATTGCCCACTGGATATTCCCAGTAGAATTGAAACTTTCTGAGCAAAGAGACCAAGTCCTGCTTACTGTCATGTTTCAACAGTCCCAAAGCCTGGCACCCAACAGATGTTAGAGgcatgggggaagaaaaaaaaatgcacagatgGATCTCAGCAAATGCATGTGGTATGTGGGCAATATACCACAGTTACGGAAGAAAACTGGCTTTACTCGTTTTCTCAACTCTTTTTCTTTCCGCACTCACTCCATTCTCTCCCTTAGGAACTCCTTGGCTAAGCGGCCAAGAGGCCCTGTAGAACATTCATTCACCACCCGCCAGTTGTGTGGACACAGATCCACCCACAGCCTTCTCTTACCTTTATCCACAGTTTGCGTGACGCTGGTCACATTCCCCAGGTGAAGCACCTGGCAGaccacctccttccccacctgACTCTTGGGGTCTTTGACCTGGAGGACGCTCGTGACAGATGTGGTCCCATTGGGGTGGGAGAGAACCTCAGTACTGTTGTCAATCCCTGACCCAGACACCTTCCAGGAGATCACAGGGGCTGGGCGGGCATTGGCAGAGCAAGTGATATTCAGGTGGTCTTCGAAGAATTTATAGTGAAGGGACACTGTGGGCTGTactgggacaaaaaaaaaaaaaaaagaaagaaagaaagatggtcTGCCATCAGTTAAGCACCACACTCTCTTCAGAGGATGGAGGAAGATCTTTACAGAAAGACACTGGGGGCTCAAGAGGTGAGGTGGCGCACCTGACCCAAACTGGGGCTCTTCAGTTCGTTCTGTGTCTAATCCTCCGGCCGGCAGGATAGAAACTGGCCTAGGACAAACCTGGAGCAAGAAAAATCCTCTCTGTGGTTTGTCTGTAGGGGAATTAGCTGAACGGGTAGAGGGGATCCTCTTTTCCACATAGTCCAGACCTAATTATTCTGTTCTCCTTTTCAGAGGCAATGCAGCATCTCTGGCTTCTTCTGGGTGTCCCTCTCATAGTCTGACAGAGGTCACCTGTCAGCACTGCCAAAGAGGGAGGCTGACCTCTCAGAAGTCCCAGGGTGGCTTCAGACCTGAGAGCCCACAGAGGGGCTGCTGCTTAGAGATGGCTTTTCTCTGCTTGGAGCTGGAGCAGGGAATGATATGCGTGGAGGAGACTTGGAAAGTCCCTGCTTGGGGTATCTACAGAAAATGTAAATTAGAAATTCACTGCTGATAACAAGAAGATCGCAGAATGACAGTTGAAAGGACCTTGGAGATCACTTGATGGCTTTGAGAAAATGACTAGCTTACAAGAAAAGCATATTATGTTAGTCCAGCTTTTCAAAAGTCCCTTGACCCATGAACTTATTCTCACTGTGTACTCTCAATACACAGTTTATCTCAGCTGAGCAAACAGGCTGGCTTTCCTGTGGTTGCTCTGGAGCCTACAAGATAATTAAAGGCCAGTAGCTAAAGGAAAGCCTGGTCTGTGTTTAGAGGTTCAAGAGGTGGGTGGGTGGCAGTGGGCTGGAGGAAATGGGGCCAGAGGACTGTGGCTTCTTCCAAAGAATACTCAGATTACTAAAGCCAATGGGCAGTAGGGGAAGACAGATAAAATTGAAGGAAGAGGAGTGTGGTTGACGTGGTGAGACATGGTGAAACTGGGTGGCAGGGTTCTCTGGTGCATCAAAGGAAGCTCTAGATGGAAGCTATAAGGTGTGCTCTAGATGGAAGCTATAAGGTGTGGCTGGAAAGGATCGGTGTGAACAAGAACAGGGGAGTATGGttttcaggtaaaaaaaaaaaatatatatatatatatataaaagtttatgAGTAAAGGAGGATAGAAAAGAGATGactgaaaaaagaagagagaagaaaagaaaaagtaacagaaatgagaaaaaatgacaaaagaaggaaaagaagaaaagtgaggagggagggaggaagggatgcagggagagagggaaggaggaaagaagtgaggaggaaaaaaagaagagaaaaggagggaagattggagggaggggaaagaggaaaaaagggagacaaagggacaaagagagaaagaaaacaaaagaaatagagtCAAGAAGAAAACCTGGCATAAGATCATGCAGAGAGTATTCATTATAGGCGAAATAAACAAgtgaaagaaacttttttttgcTGTTTGCCATACCTCCCTGCATTCGTTTACTTATCCTCCTCTTACTCTGTGTCCGATACTCTTGGTGTGCTCAGACTCTCACTTTAACATTCCTGATAGCCCTGTCCTGTCTGAACTGCTCTTTTCCCTTCTAAAACTACCTCCAATTGTGCCATGCTCCAAAGTTACCCCTTATTCCCACTTCTCAATTCTTATCTCAACTATGTGTcagtttaaaggaaaagaattatGTCAAACTAAGCCTCTTGGATTTAAAAGAGTTCTTGTTATCCAGTTAAATACCTAGTTGACATCAGGTATGAAGGGTCTCTGTGGAATGTCCCCTTACCAAACCCGAGAGAATGTGTTGGAACAAAATAAGAGGGACTGCAATGACTAGCTCTGGGTAGGCCCAATCTGGCTCTGTCCTTAGATCCAAAACTGTTAAAGCTTTAATGACCCTACAGATGATTGATTGTGTACTTACTGTGCAGATAGATAAACTCCGGTTCAGAGAGTGGATGGGACGCTCCCAGGGTCACATGACTGTTAATGGCAAAGCCAGGTCTGAATCATGTAACTGCTTATGAAGAACCCGTTATCCCCACCATGGTCCTTGATTTATGCTTGCTGACAACACAATTCCTCAGAGCAAAGATAACTCCAGCCAGAGATTCAGGGTAGCCCCGTGAACTTTCCAAATAATAATAACCACAGTTATAGCAGACATGAAAGGCTAAGTGTCTTCTCATGAACCTTTCTGAGGTTAGCATCCTGAAAAACTAGGCACTACAACCATGTTTCAAACAttcttgaaaataacatttttagccAGAGACAATGTATTCTCAGAGATTCTCACCAGAGAGGGTGAGGCAGGCTATTCCTGAGATCTTCCCAGAACCAAAAGTATTGAAGAGGCACATGTAACACCCTTCATCCTCCAGGGTGGTATTCCAGAACGTGATGGTTGAGTTCTTGAGTTCCAGCTCGGTGATGTTTATCTTGTCCTTATAGGCGGGCTGGACCACAACCCCATGGTTCTTGCTGAAGGTGACCATGTTTTCTGGGCTAACAGGCTTGACTTTCTGCCATGTCACAATCAAGACTTCCTCAGAATTTTGCAGAGAGCATCTTAAGGAAGCAGGTGTGTTCAGTGGCCTTTTTTCATTTTGGGTCACCACTTTTATCATGGAATCATAaaagaacatttatattttaaaatttaatacataaaaatacacattttttctgattaaaaaatgcatgttcaaagttaaacatagaaaagatagagaaaatgcaaagaaaatatttacctaCATCCCTGATATTGCTagaaaaatataagttaaaatatGTTTACTCAATCTTTAAGAGTAACAGagtaaaaaaacaagaaagcaaacCCTCGTGACAGAAATGCCTCAATGAATCCCTGTAAGCTGAAAGTATGAAAATGAGGTTGGAGATGAAATTTGCCAGAGAGAATAGAAGCATCACCAAGACTGTTCATGCCTAGAAGTGCAGAAGCAAGGAAGGGCCAATGGACAATTGGCAGAGTGATCCGTTTAAGTGAAGAAGATGTAGCTACCCTATACATTCCACACGCTCGCCCTACAAAGAAGGGGCAGCAACAGCAGGGTCTGCCTCCAGGAAGCAGTGGTGAATATAGGAACCTAAGGTAGAAAAATATACCAGACAGTGTTTCAGAAGGCTACATAGTACCAGAAGGCTTTGACAACCAAATAACAATCTACGCATTCCCACATTTTTACTTAATGCAATGCAGAATGTAAGGCATGACAGTAACTTCTTCCCCTTCCAATGCTGGCTACTCATATTGATATGATAGATGATTCAGCAGGAAATTTTCATATAATAACAACTAGGCAAACACCTGAGAAAGCTGACACAATGAGAGAAGAAGAAACTCTACAAACCCAGGAACTCATGccaaatgaataataaatcaataaatactcTGACATGAATTCATGTGATATCTTAAATGTAAAAAGAAGCCAGCATTGTAAATAGTAGAAATCAGAGTTGTAGAAAATGACAAATGCAAAATCTTAACAATTTGGCTGACTTAGCAGAACGGACATCACTAAAGGGTAAACTAGTTAAGTAGGAAACACAGGTCATGGGATTCTTCCAGAATGTGGCACAGAGGgataaagatatggaaaaaaattgagaaaaattcaAAGACCTAGAATGTTTTGGCATCAGAACTTTGAGACTTActagaagggaaaaggaagaatggGAGACAAAAACACTGTGAGggacaaaaatgtattttccaaaatgataaaagaagctttatgttggggcacctgcttggctcagtcgttaagcaatcaacttttgatttcagttcatgtcatgatctcagggtcatgggattgagctccaggtcaggctctgaactcagcaggaagtctgcttgagattctctctctccctcctccccctcccccacattctctctctctcaaataaataaaataaatacttaaacaaacacacaaacaaacctTTCTGTGCCTAACAATGTAAATGAAACATATAAAAAGccataaaactgaaaagaaaaattttaaatccacAAAAATAATGGAAGAATTTTCCAGTCTGCTCAGAATTTTCATTTccgtaaattaaaaaatatagataaaacaaaaaagtcaaataTAAGGATGCAAAGTtttgaaatgaatatttatatataaatcattacatataaaaattatatgtgtatgtgtatataagtaTGTAATTTATAAACTTTTACCCAAAGAGAACACACAATCTTTACAAACATTCCCCCAAACTGAACTTGAAACAGGATGCAAAAAAAATCtcctaccctatgaccttgcacACTGACCACAATGCAATAAACAAGAAATTTACAGACTTTTTTCAACTCTAATTACACCAGAAATCATAGCAAGAATAATCAATTACCATAAATAACAAGGAGACTAGAATGTATTAAAATCCATAGAAATTGGTAAAGCCATTTTCAGAAGGAAATATTTAATCCTAACTTCACTAGGAAATCAGAGAGATTGAAAAATGAGTACACACATTTATCTAAACATCCCAGGCCcccaaaagatgaaaaacaagtGAATTAATATGGATAAAAgcataaattaatgaaatggTAGACAACATGTAGACTTAataaaaaacaccaaaatctggtggttttttttaatgaataacaGAGAGAACATGTTGGCTAGCAtaactagcaaaaaaaaaaaaaaaaaaaaaagcactctccTCTCAGTGGCCCTTCAAAACTGTTAAGGTAAGGATGACAAGGTAGGTGTAGCATCAGACACAAATTGGAACCCAGGAGTATTGTAGAAGTATTGTTTTAGGGATGTACACACTTGGTAGATGTGAAAACTTCTAGAGGCTATACCTGTTGTTGGGGTTTTCTGAAAGTTTGTTGAGATTTTGCAGAGAAGAGATTTGAAGAAACTGCTGCTTTTAGAATAGAGAGTAGAAGAGAAACCCAAGTTAGAGTTTCAACCTCTTAGGTGATTTTGGTATTTGACTATGGAAGAAATAATTTAATGGAAAGTTTACAATTCTTTGATGCTTCTATGGAATGCCAGTTAAAGTCCCTCTAGTCCATTGGTAAAGCCTGTGCTATGGATGGTGGGAAGCCTGCCCTGTCTCCCACTGTGAAGGCTGATTAGAAAGCAACAGCACATGGAAGGTGATAGAAGGTCAGCATCGAAGTGAGGGGATGCTTTCCCATGGAACAGAGAAGAAAGGTCTGGCACAAGTAGGAAACTCAACGAATAACTGGACAGCACAGTCATATGTTTTATATAGAATTTATATAGCCTGTGAACCTATGTAACCTCTACATTGCATGATTTTCCACAGTCTTCTGCAGAAGAGGGGTATGCCCAATTTAAAGGTTACTACCAGATTACCCTTCTACAAAGGGTATATTCATTCGGACTCCCCAAGTGTTTCCATATCTTTATAAACAtaggaaattatatttaaataacatttagaaCTCATTTGTTTTGATAGGTGAAAAACATCTTAATTTAGGAAGAATTTCTTCACGTCTGGTTTTATCCTTAGAAACAGTTTCTAAATATTCAAAGTCTTTTTCCATTTCGAAACCAAAGATGTGGAAAGCGGAAACA
Coding sequences within it:
- the CD200 gene encoding OX-2 membrane glycoprotein isoform X2, which gives rise to MGRPVFRRSFCRLSAYRLIWFFAAVMPCRAQVVTQNEKRPLNTPASLRCSLQNSEEVLIVTWQKVKPVSPENMVTFSKNHGVVVQPAYKDKINITELELKNSTITFWNTTLEDEGCYMCLFNTFGSGKISGIACLTLSVQPTVSLHYKFFEDHLNITCSANARPAPVISWKVSGSGIDNSTEVLSHPNGTTSVTSVLQVKDPKSQVGKEVVCQVLHLGNVTSVTQTVDKGFWFSVPLLLSIVSLVILLVLISILLYWKRHRNQD
- the CD200 gene encoding OX-2 membrane glycoprotein isoform X1, whose product is MDRSSWLPEGSCQVFRRSFCRLSAYRLIWFFAAVMPCRAQVVTQNEKRPLNTPASLRCSLQNSEEVLIVTWQKVKPVSPENMVTFSKNHGVVVQPAYKDKINITELELKNSTITFWNTTLEDEGCYMCLFNTFGSGKISGIACLTLSVQPTVSLHYKFFEDHLNITCSANARPAPVISWKVSGSGIDNSTEVLSHPNGTTSVTSVLQVKDPKSQVGKEVVCQVLHLGNVTSVTQTVDKGFWFSVPLLLSIVSLVILLVLISILLYWKRHRNQD
- the CD200 gene encoding OX-2 membrane glycoprotein isoform X5; translated protein: MVTFSKNHGVVVQPAYKDKINITELELKNSTITFWNTTLEDEGCYMCLFNTFGSGKISGIACLTLSVQPTVSLHYKFFEDHLNITCSANARPAPVISWKVSGSGIDNSTEVLSHPNGTTSVTSVLQVKDPKSQVGKEVVCQVLHLGNVTSVTQTVDKGFWFSVPLLLSIVSLVILLVLISILLYWKRHRNQD
- the CD200 gene encoding OX-2 membrane glycoprotein isoform X4, coding for MPCRAQVVTQNEKRPLNTPASLRCSLQNSEEVLIVTWQKVKPVSPENMVTFSKNHGVVVQPAYKDKINITELELKNSTITFWNTTLEDEGCYMCLFNTFGSGKISGIACLTLSVQPTVSLHYKFFEDHLNITCSANARPAPVISWKVSGSGIDNSTEVLSHPNGTTSVTSVLQVKDPKSQVGKEVVCQVLHLGNVTSVTQTVDKGFWFSVPLLLSIVSLVILLVLISILLYWKRHRNQD
- the CD200 gene encoding OX-2 membrane glycoprotein isoform X3, translating into MDRSSWLPEGSCQVFRRSFCRLSAYRLIWFFAAVMPCRAQVVTQNEKRPLNTPASLRCSLQNSEEVLIVTWQKVKPVSPENMVTFSKNHGVVVQPAYKDKINITELELKNSTITFWNTTLEDEGCYMCLFNTFGSGKISGIACLTLSVQPTVSLHYKFFEDHLNITCSANARPAPVISWKVSGSGIDNSTEVLSHPNGTTSVTSVLQVKDPKSQVGKEVVCQVLHLGNVTSVTQTVDKEP